The Sulfurihydrogenibium sp. YO3AOP1 genome has a window encoding:
- a CDS encoding transcriptional repressor — protein sequence MEKLIIPKGFKATKQRKAILEVLEECKIPVHAEDIYLKLKEKGIDISLSTIYRNLDMLQKQGLVVKAYMIGEDKARFGLSSKKNYLICQKCKKIVIIDNCPFEKFKEELIEVHGFDILDHSIEVYGICPECKKEE from the coding sequence ATGGAAAAGTTAATCATACCAAAAGGATTTAAAGCAACAAAACAAAGAAAGGCAATCTTAGAAGTTTTGGAAGAATGTAAAATACCTGTTCATGCAGAGGATATTTATTTAAAGCTAAAAGAAAAAGGAATTGATATAAGTTTATCTACTATCTATCGTAATCTTGATATGCTTCAAAAACAAGGATTGGTAGTCAAAGCTTACATGATTGGAGAAGATAAAGCAAGGTTTGGTCTTTCTTCTAAGAAGAATTACTTAATTTGCCAAAAATGTAAAAAGATTGTAATTATTGATAACTGCCCGTTTGAAAAGTTTAAAGAAGAGTTGATAGAAGTTCATGGATTTGATATTTTAGACCATAGCATTGAAGTTTATGGCATCTGTCCAGAGTGTAAGAAAGAGGAATAA
- the metE gene encoding 5-methyltetrahydropteroyltriglutamate--homocysteine S-methyltransferase yields MKTTIHGYPKIGPNRELKKVVEAYWKGQVSKDELISKASEINLSRVKKAIDNGVDIIPSNDFSLYDFVLDTATMFNVIPERFKYIEDSLDRYFAMARGTDKAIACEMTKWFDTNYHYIVPELAGDIKLVKNRPLKSYRYVKEALGIKTKPVLVGPFTFVYLSKVYERQEGSILMKMVKASESSKFAGYLDLFTSLYNQVLKELENEGVEYVQLDEPAFVLDLSDEEVGLALKAYEKVMDEIKNLKVIVNTYYESLSSYDKLVNLPVHGIGLDFVVNNENLENIRKYGFPADKILVAGVVSGRDPWKTNLKETANLIKELSNYIKPENIILSNAAPLFHLPVSLEPEKGHLSQDLINILAFADERLAELKSLRDHFANGVDLPDTDVKSIISKYNNEAVRQTVAQIRNAEVGRKTPFEERYKKQMELLKLPLLPTTTIGSFPQTQEVRKYRADYKAGRISQEEYENFIKKQIEYVIKVQEELDLDVLVHGEFERTDMVEFFGEKLEGFAFTKNGWVQSYGTRCVRPPIIYGDVSRPNPMTLKETVYAQSLTDRPVKGMLTGPVTILNWSFYRKDIPKEEVAYQIAIALREEVLDLEKAGIKIIQIDEPAFREGLPLKKSKQEAYLNWAVKAFKLSHDTVKDEIQIHTHMCYSEFNEIIEYIHKMDADVISIEASRSKGEILEAFERFNYDHGIGIGVYDIHSPRIPREEEIEEILRRSLKYIRKDLIWVNPDCGLKTRGWEETIPSLRNMVNVAKRLRKELSQ; encoded by the coding sequence ATGAAAACAACCATTCACGGCTATCCAAAAATTGGACCAAACAGGGAGTTAAAAAAAGTTGTAGAAGCTTACTGGAAAGGTCAAGTATCAAAAGATGAGCTTATCTCAAAGGCATCAGAAATAAATCTTAGTAGAGTTAAAAAGGCTATTGATAACGGTGTTGATATTATTCCATCTAATGATTTTTCTCTCTATGACTTTGTTCTTGATACAGCAACTATGTTTAATGTAATCCCGGAAAGATTTAAGTATATAGAAGACTCTCTTGATAGATACTTTGCAATGGCAAGAGGAACAGATAAAGCTATTGCCTGCGAAATGACAAAATGGTTTGATACAAACTATCACTACATAGTTCCGGAGCTTGCAGGAGATATTAAGCTTGTTAAAAACAGACCCCTTAAATCATACAGATATGTAAAAGAAGCACTTGGAATTAAAACTAAGCCTGTTTTGGTAGGACCATTTACTTTTGTTTACCTTTCAAAAGTCTATGAAAGACAAGAAGGCTCAATCTTAATGAAAATGGTTAAAGCAAGCGAAAGCAGTAAATTTGCAGGATACTTAGACCTTTTTACATCTTTATACAACCAAGTTTTAAAAGAGCTTGAAAATGAAGGCGTTGAATACGTTCAGTTAGACGAGCCAGCATTTGTTTTAGATTTATCTGATGAAGAAGTTGGACTAGCATTAAAAGCGTATGAAAAAGTAATGGACGAAATCAAAAACTTAAAAGTAATTGTTAACACTTATTATGAAAGCCTTTCAAGCTATGATAAGCTTGTAAACTTACCGGTTCATGGAATTGGTCTTGATTTTGTAGTAAACAATGAAAACTTAGAAAACATTAGAAAATATGGATTTCCGGCAGATAAAATATTGGTTGCTGGCGTTGTATCCGGAAGAGACCCATGGAAGACAAATTTGAAAGAAACTGCAAACTTAATTAAAGAATTATCAAACTATATAAAACCAGAAAACATTATCTTGTCTAATGCAGCACCATTATTCCATTTACCAGTTAGTTTAGAGCCGGAGAAAGGACATTTATCACAAGACCTTATAAATATTCTTGCTTTTGCTGACGAAAGATTGGCAGAGCTAAAATCATTGAGAGACCACTTTGCAAACGGCGTTGATCTACCAGACACAGATGTTAAATCTATCATATCTAAATACAATAACGAAGCAGTAAGACAAACAGTTGCGCAAATAAGAAATGCAGAAGTTGGAAGAAAAACTCCATTTGAAGAAAGATATAAAAAGCAAATGGAATTATTAAAACTTCCTTTACTTCCAACAACAACAATCGGAAGCTTTCCACAAACACAAGAAGTTAGAAAGTACAGAGCAGACTACAAAGCCGGAAGAATTTCCCAGGAAGAGTACGAAAACTTTATTAAAAAACAGATTGAGTATGTTATAAAAGTTCAGGAAGAGTTAGACTTAGACGTTTTAGTTCATGGTGAGTTTGAAAGAACAGATATGGTTGAATTCTTTGGCGAGAAGTTGGAAGGTTTTGCATTTACTAAAAACGGCTGGGTTCAATCATATGGTACAAGATGTGTAAGACCACCTATTATTTACGGTGATGTTTCAAGACCAAATCCAATGACATTAAAAGAAACAGTTTATGCACAAAGCTTAACTGACAGACCGGTAAAAGGTATGCTTACAGGACCTGTTACAATTCTAAACTGGTCTTTCTACAGAAAAGACATTCCAAAAGAAGAAGTAGCTTATCAAATAGCAATAGCCTTAAGAGAAGAAGTTTTAGACCTTGAAAAAGCCGGCATAAAAATCATTCAAATAGACGAACCGGCATTTAGAGAAGGATTGCCGCTCAAAAAATCTAAACAAGAAGCTTACTTAAACTGGGCAGTAAAAGCGTTTAAGCTTAGCCATGATACGGTTAAAGATGAGATCCAAATCCATACTCATATGTGTTATTCAGAATTCAATGAAATTATTGAGTACATCCACAAAATGGATGCTGATGTTATCTCTATTGAAGCATCAAGAAGTAAAGGAGAAATCTTAGAAGCGTTTGAAAGATTTAACTACGACCATGGAATTGGTATAGGAGTTTACGATATACACTCTCCAAGAATTCCAAGAGAAGAAGAAATAGAAGAAATTTTAAGAAGGTCATTAAAATACATTAGAAAAGACCTTATCTGGGTAAATCCAGACTGTGGTTTAAAAACAAGAGGATGGGAAGAGACAATACCATCATTAAGAAATATGGTAAACGTAGCTAAAAGATTAAGAAAAGAACTTTCTCAGTAA
- a CDS encoding N-acetylmuramoyl-L-alanine amidase, whose translation METLRYIFLSILICIFYVEAFEIRTGIKDYGYRIVFDDVKNYEYLPLSNTLIFKINGEFKNSAINFDPKFVKSIEISKDIITKKTIIYLDINDNIDPKVFSLSNPDRLVIDLKVLKQSINENNNTTKENKDSKKAVSKKDSDDVLNKILRSLETQASDNNSSDSIEIEVPKSFAGRKKIIVIDPGHGGHDPGATANGLREKDINLKVALKLKSLLEKDPRFKVYLTREDDRFIPLYDRTLIALEKKADLFISIHTNASENPNLSGTYIYTLNLRGATSKLAKIVEERENKTVLNVIKVSANPNVNKIVADMAISHTMTEGLNFAKFAQIYLKRNLKDTEFKRIESANFAVLKTPSIPSVLVETAFITNENDARLLANDEFLEKFAQSLYKATVDYFFRYKNLVFSKGKEES comes from the coding sequence ATGGAAACATTAAGATATATATTTTTAAGCATATTAATATGTATTTTTTATGTAGAAGCATTTGAAATCAGAACTGGAATAAAAGATTATGGTTATAGAATTGTTTTTGATGATGTAAAAAATTATGAATATTTACCATTATCTAATACTCTTATTTTCAAGATAAATGGTGAATTTAAAAACTCAGCTATAAATTTTGACCCAAAATTTGTTAAATCTATAGAAATATCAAAAGATATAATTACTAAGAAAACCATAATCTATTTAGATATAAATGATAACATAGACCCTAAAGTGTTTAGTCTTTCAAATCCAGATAGATTGGTTATTGATTTGAAAGTATTAAAACAAAGTATAAATGAAAATAACAATACTACTAAAGAAAATAAAGACTCTAAAAAAGCGGTTTCAAAAAAAGATTCAGATGATGTTTTAAATAAAATTCTAAGAAGTTTAGAAACGCAAGCTTCAGATAACAACTCTTCAGATTCTATAGAAATAGAAGTACCAAAAAGTTTTGCAGGAAGAAAGAAAATAATAGTCATAGACCCGGGACATGGTGGACATGACCCTGGTGCAACGGCTAACGGTCTAAGAGAGAAGGATATCAATCTAAAAGTTGCTTTAAAACTTAAATCATTATTAGAAAAAGACCCAAGATTTAAAGTATATCTAACAAGAGAAGATGATAGATTTATTCCCCTGTATGATAGAACATTGATCGCTTTAGAAAAAAAGGCAGATTTGTTTATAAGTATTCACACAAACGCATCTGAAAATCCAAATCTTTCCGGAACTTACATATACACATTAAATTTAAGAGGTGCTACTTCAAAACTTGCCAAAATCGTAGAGGAAAGAGAGAATAAAACAGTATTAAATGTTATAAAAGTTAGTGCTAATCCAAATGTAAATAAAATAGTAGCAGATATGGCTATAAGCCATACAATGACAGAAGGATTAAACTTTGCAAAATTTGCTCAGATTTATTTAAAGAGAAACTTGAAAGATACTGAGTTTAAAAGAATTGAATCGGCTAACTTTGCAGTTTTAAAAACTCCATCAATTCCATCTGTTTTGGTAGAAACAGCATTTATAACAAATGAAAATGATGCAAGATTATTGGCAAATGATGAATTTTTAGAAAAGTTTGCTCAAAGTCTTTACAAAGCAACTGTTGATTATTTCTTTAGATATAAAAATTTAGTCTTTAGTAAAGGTAAAGAAGAAAGTTGA
- a CDS encoding type III pantothenate kinase encodes MILAVDIGNTTTEIGYIKDLDKIETLKFKTDHGKTIDDWLINFSFFLNFYNLDETNINKIYISSVVPQVEEKITKALEKLLNVNPLLIGTDVKVPLKINYENPSEVGADRILNAFASINILNPPLIAIDFGTAVTFDVVNKNSEYDGGLIFPGLESSVNCLFSKTAKLPKVKIEKPSNIVGKNTISSIQSGIYNGYISLVEGVISKIEDEYKCKFNIILTGGHGKIISESLNLQHVFEQYLPIKGIYFLDKY; translated from the coding sequence TTGATATTAGCAGTTGACATTGGTAATACAACCACAGAGATTGGATATATAAAGGATTTAGATAAAATTGAAACATTAAAATTTAAAACAGACCACGGAAAAACCATTGATGACTGGTTGATTAACTTTTCTTTTTTCTTAAACTTTTACAATTTGGATGAAACAAATATTAATAAAATTTATATATCTTCTGTAGTTCCACAGGTTGAAGAAAAAATCACTAAGGCTTTAGAAAAACTATTGAATGTAAATCCGTTATTAATAGGAACGGATGTAAAAGTTCCTTTGAAAATCAATTATGAAAACCCGTCAGAAGTTGGAGCGGATAGGATTTTGAACGCTTTTGCTTCTATAAATATTTTAAATCCACCATTAATAGCAATCGATTTTGGTACGGCAGTAACTTTTGATGTGGTTAATAAAAACTCTGAATATGATGGCGGGCTTATTTTTCCTGGATTAGAATCTTCTGTAAATTGCTTGTTTTCAAAAACTGCCAAACTTCCAAAAGTTAAGATTGAAAAGCCTTCAAATATTGTAGGTAAAAATACTATTTCAAGCATTCAATCTGGAATATATAATGGATACATCTCATTAGTTGAAGGTGTTATTAGTAAAATTGAAGATGAATATAAATGTAAATTTAACATAATACTGACTGGCGGACACGGAAAAATCATTAGCGAGTCTTTAAATCTACAACATGTTTTTGAACAATACTTACCAATTAAAGGAATATACTTTTTAGATAAATATTAA
- a CDS encoding DHA2 family efflux MFS transporter permease subunit yields the protein MENKPIYETITNLERGLITFIVMTGAFMAILDTTIVDIVVPKMMGPLQTDLYGIQWVITAYMIASAVMLILSEWLDKVIGLRKVFIAGIVIFTLSSYMCGVAQSLDWMISSRITQGIGEALIMATAQTILFSVYPEEKKGLAMGIFGLGVSFAPALGPTLGGYITEYLNWRWVFFINLPVGILTTILAIFYLPETSMIREKAKLNFISYFFLSVFTIALLILLSKGQQLGWFMSDAIVYLTIISGFALLFYILSELLSKEPLIDFRIFLIKEYFVGFMVFFLLLGFSMYQIFYLLPLYYENLKGLPTFEAGLHILAFAFFIALFSPVAGILSDKWNEKYVLYIATVLYLITSIFIIPKLDYYTPTVKAAIMTIPLGISMGMFFAPVTTLALRKLGPKTSLGTGLMHYGRFVGGSFGTAIATNDLYKHQWEHFEGINAMQNYNYISQFIDKIKENMVAVPENVAELKAKALFYGVEYLHSLNFSFQDTFFIAGLFGLLGALPVIYMWISGLIGFNSNNTYD from the coding sequence ATGGAAAATAAGCCTATCTATGAAACAATTACAAACTTAGAAAGAGGATTAATCACTTTTATAGTTATGACCGGAGCCTTTATGGCTATCTTGGATACAACCATCGTTGACATTGTCGTTCCAAAGATGATGGGACCACTTCAAACAGACCTTTACGGTATTCAGTGGGTAATAACAGCCTACATGATAGCTTCAGCTGTAATGTTAATTTTATCAGAGTGGCTTGATAAAGTCATAGGTCTTAGAAAGGTATTTATAGCCGGAATCGTGATATTTACACTTTCATCTTATATGTGTGGAGTAGCACAATCATTAGATTGGATGATATCGTCAAGAATCACGCAAGGTATCGGCGAAGCTTTGATTATGGCAACAGCACAAACGATTTTATTTTCTGTCTATCCGGAAGAAAAAAAAGGATTAGCAATGGGGATATTTGGGCTTGGTGTTAGCTTTGCACCGGCACTTGGACCAACTCTTGGGGGATACATTACAGAGTATTTAAATTGGAGATGGGTGTTTTTTATCAACCTTCCAGTAGGAATTTTAACAACTATCCTTGCAATTTTTTATCTTCCAGAAACAAGCATGATAAGAGAAAAGGCAAAGCTAAATTTTATATCCTATTTTTTCTTATCTGTTTTTACAATAGCTTTATTAATATTGCTTTCAAAAGGACAACAGCTTGGTTGGTTCATGTCTGATGCTATAGTATATCTAACGATAATTTCAGGGTTTGCATTACTGTTTTACATTCTTTCAGAACTCCTATCAAAAGAGCCATTGATAGATTTTAGAATTTTTTTAATCAAAGAATACTTTGTCGGTTTTATGGTATTTTTCTTACTTCTTGGATTTTCAATGTATCAGATTTTTTACCTTCTTCCGCTTTACTATGAAAACTTAAAAGGACTTCCAACCTTTGAGGCAGGACTTCATATACTTGCCTTTGCGTTTTTTATAGCTTTATTCTCTCCCGTTGCCGGCATTTTGTCTGATAAGTGGAATGAAAAGTATGTTTTATACATAGCAACAGTTTTATACTTGATTACATCTATCTTTATAATTCCAAAGTTAGATTACTACACACCAACAGTTAAAGCTGCAATAATGACCATTCCTCTTGGCATTTCTATGGGAATGTTTTTTGCACCGGTTACAACCTTAGCACTTAGAAAGCTTGGACCAAAAACATCCCTCGGTACAGGACTTATGCATTATGGAAGGTTTGTAGGTGGTTCATTTGGAACCGCTATAGCTACAAATGACTTATACAAGCACCAATGGGAGCATTTTGAAGGGATAAATGCAATGCAAAATTACAATTACATAAGTCAGTTTATTGATAAAATCAAAGAAAATATGGTAGCAGTTCCGGAAAACGTAGCAGAGCTAAAAGCCAAGGCTTTATTTTATGGCGTCGAATATCTTCACAGTCTAAACTTTTCATTTCAAGATACATTTTTTATTGCCGGACTATTTGGCTTACTTGGAGCTTTACCTGTTATTTATATGTGGATTTCCGGTTTGATTGGTTTTAATTCTAACAATACATATGATTAA
- a CDS encoding HlyD family secretion protein, which produces MKKSIGLFVVLVLILIFTVFAFTWIEHRMKYVISDAVFVETDYLSNVGFNRVSGKIIQLYKKEGDAVKADETIAKIDDTDYKIQLENINYEIESLKKQKSQLENQLSRIIHENELNQKITSLTTQEIEKKIESLSAQKSQAEAQIEKAKKDEERYRNLLEKGLVPKAKYEEINTQLKVLLDQRKAIEKSISELNVSKAKSKESVELVKTQGQVSKEIQDQISALENKILALTKQKEDLENQIKYTELKSPYNGIIAKKYVSIGDIVKAGQPIYAIVKENSFYIKVLLEETKLSGVKVGNKAYIKLDAYPDKTFEGEVESIDISSAAKFALVPRDISAGEFTKLAQRIPVKIRITKGDISLLRVGLGGEVEIEKK; this is translated from the coding sequence ATGAAGAAAAGTATAGGTCTTTTTGTTGTCTTAGTTTTAATTCTTATTTTTACAGTTTTTGCCTTCACATGGATAGAACACAGAATGAAGTATGTAATATCAGATGCTGTTTTTGTTGAGACTGATTATTTGTCTAATGTAGGATTCAACAGAGTAAGCGGGAAAATCATCCAGCTGTACAAAAAAGAAGGCGACGCAGTAAAAGCAGATGAAACAATAGCTAAAATAGATGACACAGATTACAAAATCCAACTTGAAAATATAAACTATGAGATAGAAAGTCTAAAAAAACAAAAATCACAATTAGAAAATCAGCTTTCAAGAATCATACACGAAAATGAATTAAATCAAAAAATTACAAGCTTAACCACGCAGGAGATTGAGAAAAAAATAGAGAGCCTAAGCGCACAAAAATCTCAAGCAGAAGCACAGATTGAAAAAGCTAAAAAAGATGAAGAAAGATATAGAAACCTTTTAGAAAAAGGGCTTGTCCCAAAGGCTAAGTATGAAGAGATAAACACACAGCTAAAAGTGTTATTAGACCAGAGAAAAGCAATAGAAAAATCTATCTCAGAACTTAATGTATCAAAGGCTAAATCTAAAGAGAGTGTAGAGCTTGTAAAAACACAAGGACAGGTAAGTAAAGAAATCCAAGACCAAATCTCAGCACTTGAAAATAAGATTTTAGCACTTACAAAACAAAAAGAAGATTTAGAAAATCAAATAAAATACACAGAGCTTAAATCTCCGTACAATGGCATCATTGCTAAAAAGTACGTATCCATTGGTGATATTGTAAAAGCCGGACAGCCGATTTATGCAATAGTCAAAGAAAATAGCTTTTATATAAAAGTTTTACTTGAAGAGACTAAGCTAAGCGGTGTAAAGGTTGGCAACAAAGCATACATAAAGTTGGACGCATATCCTGACAAAACCTTTGAAGGTGAGGTGGAAAGTATAGATATTTCATCTGCTGCAAAGTTTGCACTTGTTCCAAGGGATATATCAGCAGGAGAGTTTACTAAATTGGCACAAAGGATACCGGTGAAAATAAGAATAACAAAAGGGGATATAAGCCTTTTAAGAGTTGGCTTAGGCGGAGAGGTAGAGATTGAGAAAAAGTGA
- a CDS encoding TolC family protein, whose protein sequence is MKKLILPVLTAWTFSYGLTLQDAINEAVANNPELKSYSQQIVTSEYQLKADENLQFPTFFASASEKFYNKTPMTKIPNFPISFKQSNKDFFTFDIGLNQAIYTGGQVKNKIQISKHNLEATKYYYKEMKDEITAQVVKAYLDVFVASALVDVYKKEYQAVESIYKQQQEFFKEGLITKVDLLQSKVRLAEVERSLTEAKGNLKIALARLSKLTGKNIQEDEKFEKPVLNIKELENYQELLMQALNNRNIISFYKENIKQSQAKAEIEKAQFLPKVFVQGEYLYTTQSPYLDPKGNFVFTAGLQVEFQGVEPYYKYLSAKSNTQKLNYDLENIKENIKLEIKTAYENYITAKQNLKVAEESLAYAKEYFELVKEQYANQLATNTDLLNAESSYTKAYESKEINFYNLQKAYVDLMKSAGRLEEVLK, encoded by the coding sequence ATGAAAAAATTAATTCTCCCCGTCTTAACAGCTTGGACGTTTTCCTACGGACTCACCTTACAAGATGCTATAAATGAAGCAGTTGCAAACAATCCAGAGCTAAAATCTTATAGTCAGCAGATAGTAACTTCTGAGTATCAGTTAAAAGCAGATGAAAATCTTCAATTTCCAACTTTTTTTGCATCGGCATCAGAAAAATTTTATAACAAAACACCAATGACAAAAATTCCTAACTTTCCAATCTCCTTTAAACAGTCTAACAAAGACTTTTTTACATTCGACATAGGACTAAACCAAGCAATCTATACAGGCGGACAGGTAAAAAACAAGATCCAGATATCAAAGCACAACCTTGAAGCTACAAAGTATTACTATAAAGAGATGAAAGATGAGATTACAGCACAAGTAGTAAAAGCTTATTTAGATGTTTTTGTTGCATCGGCGTTAGTAGATGTTTATAAAAAAGAGTATCAAGCTGTTGAGTCTATCTATAAACAACAGCAAGAATTTTTTAAAGAAGGTTTGATAACAAAGGTTGACTTACTACAATCAAAGGTAAGACTTGCAGAAGTAGAAAGGTCTCTAACAGAAGCAAAAGGAAATCTGAAAATAGCACTTGCAAGACTTTCAAAGCTAACAGGAAAAAATATACAGGAAGATGAAAAATTTGAAAAACCAGTTTTAAACATAAAAGAGCTAGAAAATTATCAAGAGCTTTTAATGCAAGCATTAAATAACAGAAATATAATCTCATTCTACAAAGAAAACATAAAACAATCTCAAGCTAAGGCAGAGATAGAAAAGGCGCAGTTTTTGCCAAAGGTTTTTGTTCAAGGTGAATATCTGTACACAACACAGAGTCCATACCTTGACCCAAAAGGAAATTTTGTATTTACAGCAGGATTACAAGTAGAATTTCAAGGAGTGGAGCCATATTATAAATATCTGTCAGCAAAATCAAACACGCAAAAACTTAACTATGACCTTGAAAATATTAAAGAAAATATAAAACTTGAGATAAAAACAGCCTATGAAAATTACATCACTGCAAAACAAAACCTAAAAGTAGCAGAAGAAAGTCTTGCCTATGCAAAAGAGTACTTTGAGCTTGTAAAAGAGCAGTACGCTAACCAGCTTGCAACAAACACAGATTTATTAAATGCTGAAAGCTCATATACAAAAGCCTACGAAAGCAAAGAAATAAACTTCTACAATCTGCAAAAAGCATACGTTGACCTTATGAAGTCAGCAGGAAGATTAGAAGAGGTATTAAAATGA
- a CDS encoding TetR/AcrR family transcriptional regulator produces the protein MSTKDKIILAAKELFSTKGYHETKVSDIVEKAGVAQGTFYLYFKSKEDLFLELIKTLHRRLMEDLEKYYHKEDSFEVKIKNLLEDFITEIYNNKEIAIIFFHYLLGINEEFKNIYIQKISDLQKLLAKIIEKDLPGQDSFVVSNLIIGYIRQLIFNCLLMKNESLEKLKERLDQGLNIIFKGIK, from the coding sequence ATGAGCACAAAGGATAAAATTATCTTAGCAGCAAAAGAGCTGTTTTCTACAAAAGGATATCACGAGACGAAAGTCTCAGATATTGTAGAAAAAGCCGGCGTCGCACAAGGAACATTTTATCTATACTTTAAAAGTAAAGAAGATTTATTTTTAGAGCTGATAAAAACTCTTCATCGCAGGCTTATGGAAGATTTAGAAAAATACTATCACAAAGAAGATAGCTTTGAAGTTAAAATAAAGAATCTTTTAGAAGATTTTATAACAGAAATCTACAACAACAAAGAAATAGCAATAATATTTTTCCATTATCTACTTGGAATTAACGAAGAGTTTAAGAATATCTACATTCAAAAAATCTCAGATTTACAAAAACTTTTAGCAAAAATCATAGAAAAAGACCTGCCAGGTCAGGACTCTTTTGTCGTTTCCAATCTTATCATTGGATACATTAGACAGCTTATTTTTAACTGTTTACTTATGAAAAATGAAAGTTTAGAGAAATTAAAGGAAAGGTTAGACCAGGGCTTAAATATAATATTCAAAGGCATAAAATAA
- a CDS encoding iron-containing alcohol dehydrogenase, producing the protein MHDFEFYNPTKIIFGKGKENLIGKVLKDYGIKKVLFLYGQSSIKKIGLYDRVISSLNENGIQWIEHGGVKPNPVLSHTREGIEKAKKENVDAVLAVGGGSVLDEGKAIAVGAKSDVDVWEYFHRDKEITDALPVFAILTLAATGSEMNGYAVITNEETQEKLSIGSELIYPKVSILNPELTFTVSKEYQAYAAVDAIAHTIEWYFTCTVCPNLENRLVESIVKTAMETTEKILQNPTDYDARAEFMWAATLALNGITRTGYAGGVYVNHMIAHSLGALYDLPHGACLSIVIPAWMWWYKDKNRKQFDRFAKEVFNLPTAEEGIKALKNWFSKVGAPVSLQDEKIPSSDIDKIANHVYNTTAKLWGLDKIYTVDKIKEILYLALRSNTL; encoded by the coding sequence ATGCATGACTTTGAGTTTTACAATCCGACAAAAATTATTTTTGGGAAAGGTAAAGAAAACCTTATTGGAAAAGTTTTGAAAGATTACGGCATCAAAAAAGTTTTATTTTTATATGGTCAATCATCAATCAAAAAGATAGGCTTGTATGATAGAGTGATATCAAGCTTAAATGAAAATGGCATCCAGTGGATTGAACATGGAGGAGTAAAGCCTAATCCGGTACTTAGCCATACAAGAGAAGGAATAGAAAAAGCTAAAAAAGAAAATGTAGATGCTGTTTTAGCTGTTGGCGGCGGCTCTGTACTTGATGAAGGAAAAGCCATTGCAGTGGGAGCAAAATCAGATGTAGATGTATGGGAATACTTCCATAGAGACAAAGAGATTACAGATGCACTTCCTGTGTTTGCAATTCTCACGTTGGCAGCAACAGGAAGTGAAATGAATGGATACGCTGTTATCACAAATGAAGAAACGCAAGAAAAATTATCCATAGGCTCTGAGTTAATCTATCCAAAAGTTTCTATTTTAAATCCAGAATTGACTTTCACAGTGTCTAAGGAGTATCAAGCTTACGCGGCGGTTGATGCAATAGCACACACAATAGAATGGTATTTTACTTGCACAGTCTGTCCTAATTTAGAAAATAGGCTTGTAGAAAGCATAGTGAAAACAGCTATGGAAACAACAGAGAAAATATTACAAAATCCAACAGATTATGATGCAAGGGCTGAATTTATGTGGGCAGCAACCCTTGCACTAAATGGCATTACAAGAACAGGCTATGCAGGTGGTGTTTATGTAAATCATATGATAGCCCATTCTCTTGGAGCTTTATACGACCTTCCACATGGAGCTTGTTTATCCATTGTTATTCCTGCCTGGATGTGGTGGTATAAAGACAAAAACAGAAAACAATTTGATAGATTTGCAAAAGAAGTGTTTAACCTACCGACAGCAGAGGAAGGAATAAAAGCTTTAAAAAATTGGTTTAGTAAAGTTGGAGCACCGGTTTCACTTCAAGATGAAAAAATACCATCATCAGATATAGATAAGATAGCTAACCATGTTTATAACACAACTGCAAAGCTATGGGGATTGGATAAAATCTATACAGTAGATAAAATAAAAGAGATTTTATACTTGGCATTAAGGAGTAATACTCTATGA